A single window of Granulicella mallensis MP5ACTX8 DNA harbors:
- a CDS encoding dihydrofolate reductase family protein, which yields MAKIVYGLQQSLDGYVDHLAMRPGPLLSRHFIEHVRDLTGVVYGRHTYEIMRYWEEDLPDWDAEERDFAAMWRNLPKWVASRTLKSVGPNATLVGDDIEATIRRLKEQQAGEIDVAGPDLAGSLTDLGLIDEYRLYLRPIVLGRGKPFFSGPRPPLRLVASDLIAEDVIRLTYIPA from the coding sequence ATGGCAAAGATCGTCTATGGATTGCAACAGTCTTTGGATGGCTACGTCGACCATCTTGCCATGAGGCCAGGTCCTTTGCTCTCTCGTCACTTCATAGAACATGTGCGCGACCTGACGGGCGTTGTGTACGGTCGCCACACGTACGAGATCATGCGTTATTGGGAAGAAGACCTTCCGGATTGGGACGCGGAGGAACGCGACTTCGCGGCGATGTGGCGGAACCTGCCGAAGTGGGTTGCGTCGCGCACGTTGAAGTCGGTCGGACCCAACGCCACACTTGTCGGGGATGACATTGAGGCGACGATACGCAGGCTGAAGGAGCAGCAAGCTGGGGAGATTGACGTTGCCGGACCAGACCTGGCTGGAAGCCTAACCGACCTTGGTCTTATTGATGAGTATCGGCTCTACCTGCGCCCCATCGTGCTTGGTCGCGGCAAGCCATTCTTCTCCGGCCCGCGGCCGCCGCTCCGCCTTGTTGCCAGCGATCTCATTGCCGAGGACGTGATCAGGTTGACGTACATTCCTGCTTAG
- a CDS encoding acyltransferase family protein, whose protein sequence is MNDVATLGQTGSAVRVDRTSTGKEHFEVLDGLRGSAAILIVIFHVFNYSFGWDTPLSLMHHAYLAVDFFFGLSGFVVAYAYDDRWTRMSTLQFFRIRLIRLHPLVLVGATFGLLGYLFDPFGKGINHTSAPMLLLAYVTSLLLLPSPPVGGRQNESQALNGPAWSLMQEYLGNIAYALILRRLRALTLGIIFGVSGLLLLWTANMKGSLDGGWGYPEIWMAPLRLTVSFVMGLWLYRIQARIRRPKIGLLILSILLVVIFQAPKFPNAGGLSFNGLYDAACVLFLFPLIIICGAHSDAGAGMMRLCKFSGRLSYPLYITHIAFVYIIANFAHTRHPSRSVLLTYIFLLLPFVIAVAWLVLKYFDEPVRAWLTRRYGIKRAAA, encoded by the coding sequence ATGAACGACGTAGCAACCCTGGGTCAGACGGGTAGTGCAGTTCGAGTTGATCGGACAAGCACCGGGAAAGAGCACTTTGAGGTGTTGGATGGATTGAGAGGCAGTGCGGCCATTCTGATTGTGATCTTTCACGTCTTCAATTACTCCTTCGGCTGGGATACTCCTCTGAGCCTGATGCACCATGCCTACCTGGCGGTCGATTTCTTCTTCGGGCTCTCCGGCTTTGTCGTTGCCTATGCCTACGATGACCGATGGACACGAATGTCTACCCTCCAATTCTTTCGCATCCGGCTCATTCGGCTTCATCCGCTGGTGCTGGTGGGCGCAACCTTTGGCCTTCTCGGCTATCTTTTCGATCCCTTCGGCAAGGGGATAAACCATACCTCAGCGCCGATGTTACTGCTGGCCTATGTGACTTCGCTTCTCCTGTTGCCTTCTCCGCCAGTAGGAGGCCGGCAGAACGAAAGCCAGGCACTGAATGGGCCAGCGTGGTCCCTCATGCAGGAGTATCTCGGAAATATTGCGTACGCTCTGATTCTTCGCCGACTGCGTGCGCTCACACTCGGAATCATCTTCGGAGTCTCCGGACTGCTGCTCCTATGGACCGCTAATATGAAAGGTTCGCTGGATGGAGGCTGGGGATATCCGGAGATCTGGATGGCACCCCTGCGGCTGACCGTCTCTTTTGTGATGGGTCTTTGGCTGTACCGTATTCAGGCTCGTATCCGCCGTCCTAAAATTGGCCTCCTGATTCTTTCGATTCTTCTTGTGGTCATCTTTCAGGCGCCGAAGTTTCCCAACGCAGGCGGGCTTTCTTTCAATGGTCTCTATGATGCTGCGTGCGTGCTGTTCTTATTCCCGCTCATCATTATTTGTGGCGCGCACTCTGATGCCGGTGCAGGCATGATGAGGTTGTGCAAGTTCAGCGGCAGGCTCTCCTATCCTCTCTACATCACACATATCGCGTTCGTATATATCATTGCGAACTTCGCTCATACGAGACATCCGTCCAGGTCCGTGCTGCTGACTTATATCTTCTTGCTTCTGCCCTTCGTGATTGCTGTAGCATGGCTAGTTCTTAAGTACTTCGATGAGCCTGTCCGTGCGTGGCTGACCCGCCGCTACGGTATAAAACGAGCAGCAGCATAA
- the bglX gene encoding beta-glucosidase BglX, whose protein sequence is MMLKKYSAITLFCVAVSGVIAAGAQTSPFSAEAKQKAESLLKQMTLDEKVGQLNESSGLVAPGIAKEKPDDLIANGGVGSILWQMDVKEINRLQHIAVEKSRLHIPIIFGFDVIHGYRTVFPVPLAMASSWDPSVEEQAQHLAAQDARAAGIDWTFTPMVDIARDARWGRIVEGAGEDPVLGSAMAQAQVRGFQGTKLGQNSVLVTVKHFAGYGAADGGRDYDSSYVPEELLRNVYLVPFHAAVQAGAGGIMSAYMDLNDVPATGNHWLLTDVLRKDWGFQGIVLSDAFAVGNLVTHGYASDSEDAAYKAITAGLNMDMASLTYTHNLAKVVKEGKVSEAYIDQMVLPILEAKFDLGLFEHPYVDEASVDAVLDRSEGIALERKLAGRSMVLLRNENRTLPLSKGLKKIAVIGPLADAAHDIEGGWTVEGLFGKGSKSRPVTVLAGIRNRLGSDTQITLVAGPLPSKVYTGMLDQFLGTKALPPPTPQETADWIAKAKAAAADADLVVAVMGETANMSGEAASRASLDLPGIQEQMLEAAVGVGKPVVLVLENGRPLDIHWASEHVPAILEAWYPGTQGGNAVADVLFGDVNPGGKLPVSWPGASGVEPLYYNHTLTHDPEDRPGFTSRYWDVASKPLYPFGYGLSYTAFKFSNLHLSKNSMSVSDNNEVSVDVTNTGSIAGDAVAQIYIHQRYGSASRPVRELKGFERVLLQAGETKTLTFPLGTEQLHFWSPQSKTWVVEPTDFDVWAGGDSTASLHAEFKTTQ, encoded by the coding sequence ATGATGTTGAAGAAATATTCTGCAATCACTCTTTTTTGTGTCGCAGTCTCTGGTGTCATTGCCGCCGGGGCACAGACAAGTCCCTTCAGTGCTGAAGCCAAACAGAAGGCCGAGTCTCTCCTGAAGCAAATGACTCTCGACGAAAAGGTCGGTCAACTCAATGAATCGTCCGGTCTAGTGGCGCCTGGCATCGCTAAAGAGAAACCAGACGATCTCATTGCCAACGGCGGAGTAGGCTCGATTCTTTGGCAGATGGACGTCAAGGAGATCAATCGCCTGCAGCATATCGCGGTCGAAAAATCACGTCTTCATATTCCAATCATCTTTGGCTTTGACGTGATTCATGGATATCGAACCGTCTTTCCAGTACCGCTGGCGATGGCCTCTTCGTGGGATCCCTCGGTCGAGGAGCAGGCACAACATCTGGCCGCACAGGATGCACGCGCTGCCGGGATTGATTGGACTTTTACGCCGATGGTCGATATTGCGCGTGACGCTCGGTGGGGTCGCATCGTGGAAGGTGCCGGAGAGGATCCAGTTCTCGGTTCCGCAATGGCTCAAGCACAGGTCCGCGGATTTCAAGGCACGAAGCTTGGACAGAACAGCGTACTGGTGACCGTAAAGCATTTTGCCGGCTACGGTGCAGCCGACGGCGGCCGTGACTATGACTCTTCCTATGTGCCGGAAGAACTGCTTCGCAATGTTTACCTGGTTCCTTTTCACGCAGCGGTTCAGGCCGGGGCCGGTGGAATCATGAGTGCCTATATGGATCTGAACGACGTGCCGGCGACTGGCAACCATTGGCTCCTAACCGACGTTCTCCGAAAGGATTGGGGGTTCCAGGGCATTGTGCTTTCGGATGCCTTTGCAGTCGGAAACCTCGTTACCCATGGTTACGCGAGCGATAGCGAAGATGCGGCCTATAAGGCGATCACTGCGGGCCTGAACATGGATATGGCGAGTCTCACCTACACACACAATCTTGCAAAGGTAGTGAAAGAGGGCAAAGTCAGTGAAGCCTATATCGACCAGATGGTGTTGCCGATTCTGGAGGCGAAGTTCGATCTAGGACTCTTCGAGCATCCCTACGTCGACGAAGCTAGTGTCGATGCGGTCCTGGACCGCTCCGAAGGTATCGCGCTCGAGCGCAAACTGGCGGGGCGTTCCATGGTCCTGCTTCGCAATGAGAACCGCACTCTTCCCCTGTCGAAGGGGCTGAAAAAGATTGCTGTGATTGGCCCTCTCGCAGATGCGGCCCATGATATCGAGGGCGGATGGACGGTGGAGGGCCTCTTCGGAAAGGGGTCCAAGAGTCGCCCGGTGACTGTGCTTGCCGGTATCAGGAACAGGCTGGGTTCCGATACGCAGATCACACTTGTCGCCGGGCCGCTGCCGTCGAAGGTTTATACCGGGATGTTGGATCAGTTTCTAGGTACGAAGGCTTTACCTCCACCTACTCCTCAAGAGACCGCCGACTGGATTGCCAAGGCCAAGGCAGCGGCCGCCGACGCTGACCTCGTCGTGGCCGTCATGGGTGAAACGGCGAACATGAGTGGCGAAGCAGCTTCGCGAGCCAGCCTGGATCTGCCAGGAATCCAGGAGCAGATGTTAGAAGCTGCTGTTGGCGTTGGCAAGCCGGTGGTGCTCGTGCTTGAAAATGGCCGCCCTCTCGATATTCACTGGGCCTCTGAACACGTGCCGGCCATCCTCGAGGCCTGGTACCCAGGTACACAAGGTGGCAATGCCGTAGCCGACGTACTCTTCGGAGATGTGAATCCTGGCGGGAAGCTGCCGGTAAGTTGGCCGGGCGCGTCGGGCGTCGAGCCACTCTACTATAACCACACTTTGACCCATGATCCCGAAGATCGCCCTGGCTTCACGTCACGCTATTGGGATGTCGCCTCCAAGCCGCTTTACCCTTTCGGATACGGCCTCAGCTACACGGCGTTCAAATTCTCCAACCTCCATCTCAGCAAGAACAGTATGAGCGTGAGCGATAACAACGAGGTAAGCGTCGACGTCACGAATACGGGCTCTATCGCGGGGGATGCTGTTGCACAGATTTATATTCATCAGCGCTATGGTTCGGCCTCTCGCCCCGTTCGCGAACTCAAGGGATTTGAGCGGGTTCTCCTCCAGGCGGGAGAGACCAAAACTCTCACGTTTCCTCTTGGAACGGAACAACTGCATTTTTGGAGTCCGCAGTCGAAAACCTGGGTGGTGGAACCCACCGATTTCGATGTGTGGGCCGGAGGAGATTCAACGGCAAGTCTTCACGCGGAATTTAAAACCACGCAATAA
- a CDS encoding PhzF family phenazine biosynthesis protein — protein MQIRYALVDAFTERPPGGSPVAIVPHAETLDEPTMRRIAGELNQVATTFILPPKNDFADWRLRSFTTDGHEVFGAGHNSLGAWWWLAKSGDLMLDEGRNHFMQEIGGELLPVEVRCQHSQPVTVALTHMSPVYGAVCEDFPKLANALGVEDEDIMLSLPAQVVSTGVAHLLVPVIDREIVAKAQPDPQQLKRLLQEVDGEGCYLYCLDDSEFPSSVAHARFFNSAQGIVEEAATATAAVPLAGFMLRYGIAGNRKTLFIEQGYEMKRPCVLEVEIEDDVLRLAGRAITVMEGMLHL, from the coding sequence ATGCAAATCCGGTATGCCCTTGTCGACGCCTTCACAGAACGCCCGCCGGGAGGGAGCCCCGTCGCAATTGTTCCTCATGCCGAGACGCTGGATGAACCAACCATGCGGCGAATCGCGGGAGAGCTTAATCAGGTCGCGACGACATTTATTCTTCCGCCCAAAAATGATTTCGCGGATTGGAGGTTGAGATCTTTCACCACAGATGGCCACGAGGTCTTCGGCGCAGGACACAATTCGCTCGGTGCGTGGTGGTGGCTGGCGAAGTCTGGAGATCTTATGCTGGATGAAGGCCGCAATCACTTCATGCAGGAGATTGGCGGGGAGCTCTTGCCTGTGGAAGTTCGCTGCCAGCACAGCCAGCCTGTCACGGTTGCCCTTACGCATATGTCTCCTGTATACGGAGCTGTTTGTGAGGATTTTCCGAAGCTTGCCAATGCCCTTGGAGTAGAGGATGAGGACATCATGTTGTCTTTGCCGGCACAGGTAGTTTCGACGGGAGTAGCTCATCTGCTTGTCCCGGTAATAGATCGAGAGATCGTAGCCAAGGCTCAACCAGACCCTCAACAACTCAAACGCCTCCTTCAAGAAGTAGACGGGGAGGGGTGTTACCTCTATTGTCTGGATGACTCCGAGTTCCCATCCTCCGTCGCGCATGCTAGATTTTTCAATTCAGCACAAGGGATTGTCGAGGAGGCCGCTACTGCGACTGCTGCTGTACCTCTGGCCGGCTTCATGCTGAGATACGGAATCGCCGGGAACAGGAAAACCCTTTTCATTGAACAAGGATATGAGATGAAGCGCCCATGCGTTTTAGAGGTTGAGATTGAAGACGATGTTTTGCGACTGGCAGGTCGAGCTATCACGGTAATGGAAGGGATGCTTCACCTCTAG
- a CDS encoding beta-glucosidase: MQPNRVWIAVLLVMSFAVSLTITAEAQESGTPNDAAWRRADELLKKLTLDEKLQLILSRYPSNASPGGGGGYIEGVTRLHIPGINISDSATGSGSTTQPSSTFPATIALAASWDRQLSYNYGSEIAIQLRAQGFAMGLGGGANLTREPRGGRAFEYLGEDPLLAGELLVARTNGTQSQKVMASIKHFAGNEQETNRIGGDSRIDDRTLRELYLLPFEIAVEQGHPASVMCSYNRLNAEYACENSVLLTDILKTQWHFAGQVQSDWGATHTTAKAINAGLDEEEGSDAGPSYFGRVPVLFALANHDITQERVDDMVRRKLYAMISSGVMDHPPLGGEKIDFDATRTFAQSVEEQSIVLLKNDRQQLPLSASKLKRIAVVGSHADVAVMSGGGSGDTMHPVTGSFTGCEGLEFVDHNGCGWWRNPWLKVPVPLTKAIRELSPASEVEFSGVQDEHAPFRAYSPGEIADAVALARRSDLAIVVVAQPAGEDFGDLRTLSLQNPSNQNELVEAVASANPHTIVVIESGNPVLMPWKDKVAAIVEAWYPGEAGGRAIANVLFGKVDPSGKLPFTFPARDEDTPTWGATGALSKDPVYSEKLNIGYRWYDAKKLAPLFEFGYGLSYTHFAYSDLSLKHDPDHTLHVSFTVKNDGTVEGAEVPQVYLGIDYAGEPPLRLGGWSKIHLKPGASQQVDITVSPRTQSVWDTSAADWRYIPDAAAYVGSSSRDIRLKGR, translated from the coding sequence ATGCAGCCTAATCGCGTATGGATCGCAGTGCTTCTGGTGATGTCTTTTGCCGTTTCCCTCACGATAACGGCCGAGGCCCAGGAGAGCGGGACACCAAATGACGCTGCCTGGCGGCGTGCAGATGAACTACTGAAGAAGTTGACTCTCGACGAGAAGCTTCAGTTGATTCTCTCCAGGTATCCCTCCAATGCCTCACCAGGTGGCGGAGGCGGATATATCGAGGGTGTAACTAGGCTCCATATCCCCGGCATCAATATCTCCGATTCGGCCACGGGTTCAGGGAGCACCACCCAGCCGAGCTCTACTTTCCCTGCGACCATTGCTCTTGCTGCCAGTTGGGACAGGCAGTTGTCTTATAACTACGGGAGTGAAATAGCGATCCAGTTGCGAGCCCAGGGATTCGCAATGGGTCTTGGCGGAGGTGCGAATCTCACAAGAGAGCCCAGAGGAGGCAGGGCATTCGAGTACTTAGGCGAAGATCCACTCCTTGCGGGGGAACTGTTGGTGGCGCGCACGAACGGGACGCAGAGCCAGAAGGTGATGGCGTCGATCAAACACTTTGCGGGAAATGAACAGGAGACAAACCGCATAGGTGGAGACAGCCGCATCGATGACCGCACCCTGCGAGAGCTTTATTTATTACCTTTTGAAATCGCCGTTGAACAGGGCCATCCGGCAAGCGTTATGTGCAGCTATAACCGGCTGAATGCCGAGTATGCCTGCGAGAATTCCGTGCTTCTTACGGACATTCTGAAAACGCAATGGCACTTTGCGGGCCAGGTACAGTCGGACTGGGGAGCGACTCACACGACGGCAAAGGCGATCAACGCCGGCCTTGATGAAGAAGAGGGAAGCGATGCGGGCCCTTCTTACTTCGGGCGTGTCCCAGTCCTGTTCGCGTTGGCCAACCATGACATCACCCAGGAGCGGGTCGACGATATGGTGCGCCGCAAACTCTACGCAATGATCTCTTCCGGCGTTATGGATCATCCTCCCCTCGGTGGAGAAAAGATCGATTTCGATGCAACGCGGACCTTCGCACAATCCGTAGAGGAACAATCCATCGTATTGCTCAAGAACGATCGTCAGCAGCTTCCGCTATCAGCCTCAAAGCTGAAGCGTATTGCAGTCGTCGGCTCCCATGCAGACGTAGCCGTGATGTCCGGTGGTGGTTCTGGAGACACGATGCATCCGGTGACGGGCTCGTTCACTGGGTGTGAAGGTCTGGAATTCGTCGACCATAATGGCTGCGGATGGTGGCGCAATCCGTGGCTGAAGGTTCCTGTTCCTCTGACAAAAGCCATTCGCGAACTATCGCCGGCCAGCGAAGTCGAATTTTCTGGGGTCCAGGACGAGCACGCTCCCTTCCGCGCCTATAGTCCGGGTGAAATCGCCGACGCCGTCGCGCTGGCACGCCGGTCAGACCTCGCGATTGTCGTAGTCGCGCAGCCCGCCGGGGAAGACTTCGGAGATTTGAGGACTCTCAGTTTGCAGAACCCCTCGAACCAGAATGAACTGGTAGAGGCTGTTGCAAGCGCCAACCCTCATACGATCGTTGTGATCGAGAGTGGTAATCCGGTTCTGATGCCGTGGAAAGATAAGGTCGCGGCGATCGTCGAAGCCTGGTATCCAGGCGAAGCGGGAGGCAGAGCAATCGCCAATGTTTTGTTTGGCAAGGTGGATCCTTCCGGCAAGCTGCCGTTTACGTTTCCTGCCCGGGACGAGGATACTCCCACCTGGGGCGCTACCGGCGCCCTTTCTAAAGATCCTGTCTATTCCGAAAAACTCAATATAGGCTATCGCTGGTACGACGCGAAGAAACTTGCACCGCTTTTTGAGTTCGGCTATGGGCTGTCGTATACCCACTTTGCATACTCGGACCTCTCCCTGAAACACGATCCGGATCACACTCTCCACGTGTCGTTCACGGTCAAGAATGACGGCACTGTTGAAGGGGCAGAAGTTCCGCAGGTCTACCTTGGAATTGATTACGCTGGGGAACCACCTCTGCGATTGGGTGGCTGGAGCAAGATTCATTTGAAGCCTGGAGCAAGCCAACAGGTCGATATCACGGTCTCGCCCAGGACCCAAAGCGTTTGGGACACGTCCGCCGCCGATTGGCGGTATATTCCGGACGCCGCCGCCTACGTGGGCTCCTCCTCGCGAGACATACGCTTGAAAGGGCGATAA